The following DNA comes from Polyangia bacterium.
TGACCCGGTGGAGGCGGCTGCCCTGAGATGAGATTCGCCAACCATCATTTGTTGTGGCTGCTGCTGGTGGCGCCGGCCGTGGTGCTGGGATACGCGCTGTCGTTCGCCCACCGCCGGCGGCTGCTGGCGCGCCTGGGCGACGCGCCGATGATCGCGCGCATGGCTTCGTCGGTGTCGACGGGGCGGCGGCTGTTGCGCGCCGGCGAGGTGGTGCTGGCGCTGGCCTTGCTGGCGCTGGCCCTGGCCCGGCCGCAAGCGGGCGGGCGCGCCAAGCTGACCAAGCAGCCGGGCCTGGACATGGTGGTGGCGCTGGATTTTTCGCGTTCGATGTTAGCCAAGGACGTCTATCCGTCCCGGCTGGAACGGGCCAAGCGCGAGCTCGAACGCCTGATGGACAAGCTGGGCGGCGATCGGGTCGGCCTGGTGGCCTTCGCCGGCGAGACGCTGAGCTATCCGCCGACGACGGACTATGCGGCGGTGAAGCTGTTCTGGCGCGACATGGGGCCGTGGGACATGCCCGTGGGCGGCACGGCCATCGGGCGCGCCATGCGGACTGCTCTGGATCTGCTGACGCGGCTGCGCGCGCACGGCGGGCCGACCCGGTCGCAGGTGATCCTGTTGCTGACCGACGGGGAAGACACCGACAGCGAACCGATGGAGGTGGCCGCCGAGGCGTCGAAGCTGGGCGTGAAGGTGTTCGCCGTCGGCATCGGCTCGCGCTCGGGCGAGCTGATCCCGGAGTTCGACGACAAGGGCACCATCACCGGCTACGTCAAGGATCAGGACGGCAAATACGTCACCTCGCGCCTGGGCGAATCGACGCTGCGGCAGATCGCCCAGATCACCGGCGGCGAATACTTCCACGCCGATCCCAAGACCTTCGGCGTCGAAGAGGTCGAGGCGGCGCTGGCGGGACTGAAGCGCACCGAAAACGAGGCGCGCGTAATCAAACAGTACGACGAGGTGTTCGAGGTGCTGCTGCTGCCGGCGTTCCTGTTGCTGGTGGGCGAGGCCTGCAGCACCGATCGGCGGCGCTCGCGGAGCAAGGCGAAGCCGGGCGCCGAGGCGGAGGCCAGGTCGTGAAAGGCGCAGGCGCAGGCGGGCGCTGGGCGCTGCTGGTGGCGGCGTTGCCGTTCTTGTTCGGGTTCGATCTGCTGGCCAGCAAGAACCACGACGTCGAACAAGGCAACACGGCCATGAAGGCCGGCAAGGCCGAGGACGCGCTGGCGGCGTACGACAAGGCCGCGGCCAAGCTGGCCGCCGAGCCGGGGCTTCACTTTGACCGGGGCACGGCGCTTTACGCGCTGTCGCGCCTCGACGAGGCCACGCAGGAGTTCCTGCGCGCCACCGAGGCCAAGGACGGCAGCCTGAAGGCGGCGGCCTTTTACAACCTGGGCAACGCCTACGCCAAATCGAAAAAGTTCAAAGAGGCCATCGAGGCGTACAAGCGTTCGCTGGCCTTGAACCCGCGCGACAACCAGGCCAAGGCGAACCTTGAACTGGCCCAGCGCCAGCAAAAGGAAGAAGAGAAAAAGAAACAGGACGACAAGAACAAGGACCAGAACAAAAAAGACGACAAGAACAAGGACGACAAGAAAGATCAGAACAAGAAGGACGATCAAAAGAAAGACGACAAGAAGAAGGACGATCAGGACAAAAACAAAAACGACAAGAAGGACGAAAAGCAGGATCAAAAAAACGATCAGCAGAAGCAGCCGAACCAACCGCAACCCCAACCCCAACCCGCCGAGCAGAAGCCCGAACAGAAGCCGCCCGACGACAAAGATATCGGCGCTGTTTTAGACAGCCTGGAGCGCAGCCCCAAGGACCTGGAAAAAGAGCGCGCCCGCTTGCGCGCCGTGCGCCGCGGGCCGCCGGCAAAAGATTGGTAGATGGCCGGCGCAACGACCGCCCCGCCTGGTAGAAGCAAGTCGCCCATGCGCAAACCGCTCGGTCTTCCAGCGTTGGTGGTCGGCGTGGCGCTGGTCGCCGGGGCCGCGCCCGTCGCGCACGCCCAGGCGCCGTCATTCGTCGCCGAGGTGGACCGCAACCAGATCGGCGTCGGCGATTCGTTCACCTATCAGGTGACGCTGAACGCGGCCAACGAATCCATCGACGGCTACCAGCCGCCGAATTTTGGCTCGCTGCGCGTGGCCTCGGCGCCCCGTGGCCCCAACCGGTCGACGCAGATGCAGATCGGCGGCGGCGGGACCTTTGTGCAGAACAGCTACACCTGGCAGTACCAGCTGGTGGCGTCGCAGAAAGGCGCGCTGTCCATCGGGCCGGCGCGCGTGCGCGTCGACGGGCGCGAGATGAAATCGAACACCGTCAACGTGCGCGTCGTCGACGCCGGGGCGGCGCCCCGGCCGGCGCCGCAACGATCACGCTCGCCGTTCGCCGGCATTCCCGGCTTCGGCGACCCGGAGCCCGAGCCGGAACCCGAGCCCGCGCGGGAGCCCGAGGCAACCCGATCACCGCCGCTGTCGTCGGCGCCGGCGGCGAATTTCATCCGCGCCGTGCCCGACAAGACGAAGGCCTTCGTCGGCGAGATGGTGACGGTCAGTTGGTTCCTTTATCTGTCGACGCGCGCCGACCAGTTCAATCCGGTCACCGAGCCGCACACCGACGGTTTCTGGGCCGAGGACATCACGCCGCCCAACCCGACCGGTCACCTGCACTTTCAGAACGAGACCATCACCGGCCGCCCCTATCAGGTCGCTCTGCTGTCGAGGAAAGCGCTGTTCCCGTTGCAACCCGGGAAGCTGACGGTGACGCCGATGGAGTCTGAAATCTCCCAGGTGGATTTCTTCGGCTCGACGCTGCGGCGCCAGCGTTTGAAGACCGACCCGGTGATCATCGAGGCGGTGCCGCTGCCGAAGGCGGGACAGCCGGCGGATTTCGACGCCGCCAGCGTCGGCAAGTTCACGCTGGGCGCTCACGTCGATCGCAACGCCGTCGGCGTCGGCGAGGCGGTGACGCTGACCGTGGAGCTGAAAGGCCAGGGCAACCTGCGCAACCTGCGGGTGCCGGTGTTGCCCGCGCTGGACGGCTGGAAGGCGTACCCACCGAAGAC
Coding sequences within:
- a CDS encoding VWA domain-containing protein → MRFANHHLLWLLLVAPAVVLGYALSFAHRRRLLARLGDAPMIARMASSVSTGRRLLRAGEVVLALALLALALARPQAGGRAKLTKQPGLDMVVALDFSRSMLAKDVYPSRLERAKRELERLMDKLGGDRVGLVAFAGETLSYPPTTDYAAVKLFWRDMGPWDMPVGGTAIGRAMRTALDLLTRLRAHGGPTRSQVILLLTDGEDTDSEPMEVAAEASKLGVKVFAVGIGSRSGELIPEFDDKGTITGYVKDQDGKYVTSRLGESTLRQIAQITGGEYFHADPKTFGVEEVEAALAGLKRTENEARVIKQYDEVFEVLLLPAFLLLVGEACSTDRRRSRSKAKPGAEAEARS
- a CDS encoding tetratricopeptide repeat protein, with protein sequence MKGAGAGGRWALLVAALPFLFGFDLLASKNHDVEQGNTAMKAGKAEDALAAYDKAAAKLAAEPGLHFDRGTALYALSRLDEATQEFLRATEAKDGSLKAAAFYNLGNAYAKSKKFKEAIEAYKRSLALNPRDNQAKANLELAQRQQKEEEKKKQDDKNKDQNKKDDKNKDDKKDQNKKDDQKKDDKKKDDQDKNKNDKKDEKQDQKNDQQKQPNQPQPQPQPAEQKPEQKPPDDKDIGAVLDSLERSPKDLEKERARLRAVRRGPPAKDW
- a CDS encoding BatD family protein, which translates into the protein MRKPLGLPALVVGVALVAGAAPVAHAQAPSFVAEVDRNQIGVGDSFTYQVTLNAANESIDGYQPPNFGSLRVASAPRGPNRSTQMQIGGGGTFVQNSYTWQYQLVASQKGALSIGPARVRVDGREMKSNTVNVRVVDAGAAPRPAPQRSRSPFAGIPGFGDPEPEPEPEPAREPEATRSPPLSSAPAANFIRAVPDKTKAFVGEMVTVSWFLYLSTRADQFNPVTEPHTDGFWAEDITPPNPTGHLHFQNETITGRPYQVALLSRKALFPLQPGKLTVTPMESEISQVDFFGSTLRRQRLKTDPVIIEAVPLPKAGQPADFDAASVGKFTLGAHVDRNAVGVGEAVTLTVELKGQGNLRNLRVPVLPALDGWKAYPPKTNLALDSGGERVAGTKSTEYLLLPERPGTTMVTSLSLPYFDPETKTYAVAKTDPLRLEVTGDASAVAQAGGAGATVPGGAAAPNGAGRENVIGAEIRPIRAPAALTRDIGATFYRSPGFAGLLLIPPLGLLLTVVAGRVRVRLGGDTERTRRRRARTMAHKRLSAAELHRDAGRPADFYIEIDRVLRDQLASRLGPSVAGLRMDELSARLRARGMADEAAARVIAELEECDLARFAPGAGGVGRERMTASLERAAELIEAIEKAPLRAEPTG